In one Anticarsia gemmatalis isolate Benzon Research Colony breed Stoneville strain chromosome 9, ilAntGemm2 primary, whole genome shotgun sequence genomic region, the following are encoded:
- the rdgB gene encoding retinal degeneration B: MLIKEYRIPLPLTVEEYRIAQLYMIAKKSREESSGEGSGVEILVNEPYEDGPGGQGQYTQKIYHVGSHLPGWFKSLLPKSALTVSEEAWNAYPYTKTRYTCPFVEKFSLEIETYYFADNGHQENVFKLTGSDLKNRIVDVIDVCKDQLYGADYVKEEDPKLFVSQKCNRGPLTENWLEEYWKEVQGMPQPLPNGKSLMCAYKLCRVEFRYWGMQTKLEKFIHDVALRKTMLRAHRQAWAWQDEWHGLTMEDIREIERQTQLALQKKMAGDTSDEQDLSEENSKSLAATMSSLEKNEDVPTPLATKKNNVEKRIQKHLTPEGTPPSVHKTSSKSNLRSSSSGSIKSLQAQAANWRMETLVRESETETGSEDEFYDCESTFNKWSSMCSLDEGDIDISPTQGDQSQEDSIFNPTFLKRVTSERGSRRVPNLQSHHSIDGCPETPVHSSCPTTVLILVFHAGSVLDANVDMTAKKSDVTTFKGAFESVMRQHYPTLIGHITIKLVSCPSICTEALGVLSTLSPYSFDCSPSTIETPSLTNDLIPIGAIPLIATTSPDYPESITKTINSANAVYTEFVKSDDGKGFNGQVCIVGDSMGSVLAYDALVRTLQYQSRHDSENSILDTEITIPNDPMEPHYLNKSHLQAPTPRRRSSSTSDNHVKFEFEVSDFFTFGSPLSLILASRKISDDKIRDIMKPPVQQVFNLFHPTDPVASRLEPLLSARFTNLPPINVARYTKYPLGNGQPYHLMELIQSHPQLFGDHLQMPPTPILRRLSEASVQSTVSGLVDNIPLITMNALQQKWWGSKRLDYALYCPEGLTNFPTNALPHLFHASYWESSDVIAFILRQIGHFDLALYGHSEDKECPMFKPGQEREKWMRKRTSVKLKNVAANHRANDVICKEGCPQTFTARFMYGPLDMITLTGEKVDIYMMKDPPAGEWGVLSTVVTDKTGRITYTLPERQSVGCGIYPVRLVVRGDHTSCNFHLAVVPPQTECIVFSIDGSFTASVSVTGRDPKVRAGAVDVVRFWQDLGYLILYITGRPDMQQRKVISWLAEHNFPHGLVFFSDGFSTDPLGHKSAHLNSLINEHGIILHAAYGSGKDITVYHNCGLAPRQIYAIGRISKKYGNMATTLNDGYASHLADLKQPGASRPARGNARLLVPRRLLAPVSGTVTTRSRR; this comes from the coding sequence ATGTTGATAAAAGAGTACAGAATACCTCTGCCACTCACAGTGGAGGAGTACAGAATTGCTCAACTGTATATGATTGCCAAAAAGAGCAGAGAAGAAAGTTCCGGTGAGGGCAGTGGAGTTGAGATCCTAGTCAATGAGCCATATGAAGATGGTCCTGGTGGACAAGGTCAGTACACTCAAAAAATCTATCATGTTGGTAGTCATTTACCTGGATGGTTCAAAAGCTTACTTCCAAAATCTGCCTTAACAGTCTCTGAAGAAGCTTGGAATGCTTATCCTTATACTAAAACAAGGTATACTTGTCCATTTGTTGAAAAATTTTCATTAGAAATAGAAACTTATTATTTTGCTGACAATGGCCACCAAGAAAATGTCTTCAAGCTAACTGGAagtgatttaaaaaatagaatagtTGATGTTATTGATGTTTGCAAGGATCAGCTTTACGGTGCTGATTATGTTAAAGAAGAAGATCCCAAGTTGTTTGTGTCACAAAAATGCAATAGAGGTCCTCTCACAGAAAACTGGCTTGAAGAATACTGGAAAGAAGTGCAAGGCATGCCACAACCACTACCAAATGGGAAATCTCTCATGTGTGCCTACAAACTATGTAGAGTGGAATTTAGATACTGGGGTATGCAAACTAAACTAGAGAAATTTATACATGATGTTGCTTTGAGAAAAACCATGCTTAGGGCTCATCGACAGGCTTGGGCCTGGCAGGATGAATGGCATGGGCTTACCATGGAGGATATAAGGGAAATAGAAAGGCAGACCCAGTTAGCTTTGCAAAAAAAGATGGCTGGTGACACAAGTGATGAGCAAGACTTATCAGAAGAAAATTCCAAATCTCTCGCAGCTACAATGAGTAGTTTAGAAAAGAATGAAGATGTTCCAACACCTTTGGCCACCAAGAAGAACAATGTTGAAAAGAGAATACAAAAGCACTTGACTCCTGAGGGTACTCCACCTTCTGTACATAAAACTTCCTCAAAATCAAATTTAAGATCTTCCTCATCAGGCTCAATCAAAAGTTTGCAGGCACAAGCAGCTAACTGGCGAATGGAAACCCTTGTTCGGGAGTCAGAGACTGAAACTGGTTCTGAGGATGAATTTTATGACTGTGAATCTACGTTTAACAAATGGTCTTCAATGTGTTCTTTAGATGAAGGTGACATTGATATTTCACCTACCCAAGGTGATCAAAGTCAAGAAGATAGTATTTTTAATCCCACTTTCTTAAAGAGAGTCACATCAGAGCGCGGCTCACGACGAGTGCCAAATTTGCAAAGTCATCATAGTATTGATGGTTGCCCAGAAACTCCTGTTCATAGCTCATGCCCAACAACTgttttgattttagtttttcatGCAGGAAGTGTACTAGATGCAAATGTGGATATGACAGCAAAGAAATCTGATGTCACAACGTTCAAGGGCGCTTTTGAGTCAGTTATGCGTCAGCATTATCCAACACTCATTGGacatataacaataaaattagtttCTTGCCCATCGATCTGCACAGAAGCTCTTGGAGTTTTATCAACTCTGAGCCCTTATAGTTTTGATTGTTCACCATCTACTATTGAGACACCATCTCTAACTAATGATCTCATACCTATTGGTGCTATACCATTAATCGCCACGACGTCACCCGACTATCCAGAGTCTATAACTAAGACTATCAATTCTGCTAATGCTGTTTACACAGAATTTGTTAAGTCAGATGATGGAAAAGGATTTAACGGCCAAGTCTGCATTGTGGGTGATAGCATGGGCTCGGTATTAGCTTACGACGCGCTTGTAAGAACCTTGCAGTACCAATCGCGACATGACAGTGAAAATAGCATATTGGATACGGAAATTACAATTCCCAATGATCCAATGGAACCGCATTACTTAAACAAGTCTCATTTACAAGCACCAACACCTAGGAGACGTTCATCTTCGACAAGTGATAACCAtgttaaatttgaatttgaagtaAGCGACTTTTTCACGTTTGGTAGTCCATTGTCGCTTATTTTGGCCTCCCGTAAAATATCGGATGATAAAATACGTGATATTATGAAACCACCTGTGCAACAAGTATTCAACTTGTTCCATCCTACAGACCCTGTGGCTTCAAGACTAGAACCGTTACTGTCAGCCAGATTCACTAACTTACCACCCATAAATGTTGCTAGATATACTAAGTATCCCTTGGGCAATGGTCAGCCTTATCATTTAATGGAATTGATTCAAAGTCATCCTCAGCTTTTCGGAGATCACTTACAGATGCCACCAACACCTATTTTACGCAGACTTTCTGAAGCATCTGTACAAAGTACAGTGAGTGGTTTAGTCGATAACATACCTCTCATAACAATGAACGCTTTGCAACAGAAATGGTGGGGATCAAAAAGACTTGACTATGCATTGTACTGCCCTGAAGGACTTACTAATTTTCCTACAAACGCTTTACCACATTTATTCCATGCTAGTTATTGGGAAAGTTCTGACGTAATTGCTTTCATTCTACGACAAATTGGACATTTTGACCTAGCTTTATATGGACACTCAGAAGACAAAGAATGTCCTATGTTTAAACCAGGACAAGAGAGAGAGAAGTGGATGAGAAAGCGAACATCAGTCAAATTGAAAAACGTTGCAGCAAATCATAGAGCTAACGACGTAATTTGCAAGGAGGGGTGTCCTCAAACGTTTACGGCTCGATTTATGTACGGACCGCTGGACATGATCACTTTGACGGGTGAGAAAGTAGATATCTATATGATGAAGGATCCTCCTGCAGGAGAATGGGGAGTATTATCTACGGTAGTGACGGATAAAACTGGGAGGATTACTTACACATTGCCAGAAAGACAGAGCGTGGGTTGTGGTATTTACCCTGTAAGACTTGTGGTTCGAGGAGATCACACCAGCTGTAACTTTCATCTTGCTGTTGTTCCACCGCAGACTGAGTGCATCGTTTTTAGTATAGACGGATCATTCACTGCTAGTGTCTCTGTTACTGGTAGAGACCCCAAAGTAAGAGCTGGAGCAGTTGATGTCGTACGTTTCTGGCAAGATCTCGGGTACCTTATCTTATACATAACTGGCAGACCTGACATGCAACAAAGAAAAGTTATATCGTGGCTAGCTGAACATAACTTTCCCCATGGTTTGGTTTTCTTTTCTGATGGATTTTCAACTGATCCATTAGGACACAAGTCGGCGCATTTAAATAGTCTCATCAATGAACATGGTATTATTTTACACGCAGCGTATGGCTCGGGTAAAGATATAACTGTTTATCATAATTGTGGATTAGCCCCACGACAGATATATGCTATTGGTCGTATTAGTAAGAAATACGGCAATATGGCAACAACTTTAAACGATGGCTACGCTTCACATTTAGCTGACTTGAAGCAACCTGGTGCTTCGAGACCTGCCAGAGGAAACGCTCGTCTTCTGGTTCCTCGGCGACTTCTGGCTCCTGTTAGTGGAACGGTGACAACACGCAGCCGTCGTTAA